In the Geobacter sp. FeAm09 genome, one interval contains:
- a CDS encoding response regulator gives MGRILLIDDDQAFTEFLAGYIHDAYPLLRVDICNSPVTALNSIRAGGYDLLLIDLEMPAMDGLKLLSFATQAGMDKNRVVILSGRDADFLHDLCPMGTCLAVLNKFEARQKTVLDMIFSSLSKKTAGR, from the coding sequence ATGGGTAGAATATTATTGATCGACGACGACCAGGCCTTTACCGAATTCCTGGCCGGGTACATACATGACGCCTATCCCCTGTTGCGGGTTGATATCTGCAACAGCCCGGTAACGGCCTTGAACTCCATCAGGGCCGGCGGATACGACCTGTTGCTCATCGACCTGGAAATGCCGGCCATGGATGGTTTGAAGCTGCTTTCGTTCGCGACCCAGGCGGGGATGGACAAAAACCGGGTGGTGATCCTCTCCGGCCGGGATGCCGACTTTCTCCACGACCTCTGTCCCATGGGCACCTGCCTGGCGGTGCTCAACAAGTTCGAGGCCCGGCAGAAAACGGTGCTGGACATGATCTTCAGCTCTCTCAGCAAAAAAACCGCCGGGCGGTAG